The sequence ACATGAGGGCGGACCAAGTTAATCAACTCCCAGGGAGTGTCATCCTCGAACAACACCACATAGTCCACGCTTTCCAGGGCTGCCAGGACCAATGCGCGCTCCGTTTCTGGAACGATGGGGCGATTTGCTCCCTTGAGCCTGCGGACGCTGGCGTCGCTGTTCAGGCCAACGATCAGGATATCGCCGAGGGCTTTGGCGTCCTCCAGATACTGGGTGTGGCCCGCGTGCAGGATATCGAAGCAGCCGTTGGTGAAAACGAGCTTATTGCCTTGCTCGCGCAAGCATTCGCTCAGGCTGGCGATCTGTTCCCGGGTCCTGATCTTATCTTTGCTCATTATAGCTCGCCAATAGCTGTTCCGGGCTGACACAGGCCGTGCCCATGATCCCGCAGGCGACTCCGGCAGCGTGATTGGCCACCTGAGCGGCCAGGCGGATGTCCGCACCAGAGATGTAGGCCAGGGTCAAAGCGCTGATCACGGTGTCCCCCGCGCCGGAAACGTCATAAACCTCTCTGGCCGCGGTGGGCAGATGCAGGGGCTGCCCGTCCCCGTCAAAAATGTACATGCCCAGGCTGCCTTTGGTGACGATCAGGTTTTTCACCTCCAGTTGAGTTCTCAACTCCCTGGCAGCAGTAAAAAAAGCTTCGTCGCCCTCAAACGCCTCCCCTTTCACGGTCTGCAATTCCCTGAAATTGGGCTTGAAGATGTCCACGCCTTGGTAGGCGAGGAAATTCCGGTATTTGGGATCCACGGCCACAGGAATGCCCTGCCTGGCGGCGAGTTTCAGGACAAAGCCGATCACTTCGCTGGTCATCAGGCCTTTGTTATAGTCCTCGATGATCAGGGCCTGGCAGCCGGGCAGCAGAATCTCCAGCCTGGCTTTGAGATCACTGACGGCCTTAGCGCCGATCTCTTCCTGCGATTCGTGGTCGATGCGGACTATCTGTTGATTCACGGCGCCGATCCTGGTCTTGAGAGTGGTTTTGCGTGAGGGGCCAGCGATCAGGCCATCGCTGCTGATCTGGCTCTCTGCCATAAGCTTGCGCAGATTGGAAGCTGCCTGGTCCTCGCCGGTTATCCCCACCAAAATGGCCTCCGCGCCCAGGGAACGGACGTTCAGGGCGGCATTGGCGGCCCCGCCCAGCCGGAATTCCTCGTTGCAAACTTCCAAAATGGGCACCGGCGCTTCCGGCGAAATGCGCTCCACGCGGCCCCACAGATACTGGTCCAGCATCACGTCGCCCAGCACCAGCACTTTCTTGTCCCTGAATTTATCCAGCAGTTCTCTGATCATGTTTTCTCCAGCGGGTAATTCCCGTCAAAGCAGGCATAGCAATATTCCCCGGGTTTTTGCAGGCACTCGCGCAGGCTGGCGATCTTCAGATGCTTGAGGCTGTCCACGCCCGTCCGCTCGCGGATCTCATCAAGGGAAAAACGATTGGCGACCAGCTCCTCGCGATGGGGGGTGTCGATCCCGTAATAGCAGGAAAAGCGTACCTGCGGAGAGCCGATGCGCAGATGGATCTGCTCCGCCCCGGCGGCCTTGATCATCTTGACGATCTTGCGGATCGTGGTTCCGCGCACGATGGAATCATCCACCAACACCACACTTTTGCCCTCAAAGAAATTGGGCAGGGCGTTGAATTTCTGGCGCACGCTCTCGTCGCGGATGGTCTGCTCGGGTTTGATGAAGGTTCTGCCGATGTAGTGGTTGCGGATCAATCCCAAAGAAAGGGGCAGCCCTTTGGCTGCGGCATAGCCGACAGCCATGAAATTGGAAGAATCGGGCACCGGGACCACGCAATCGGCTTCCAGGCCGGCATCCTCGCGGGCCAGGAGAGCTCCGATCTTTTCCCGCACCGCGAAGACGTTTTCGCCGAAATGAAAGCTGTCCGGCCGCGAGAAATAGATGTGCTCAAAAACGCAATAACTATTGTGGGATTGCTGGCGATAGAGGTTGGGATCGTTCTCCAGGACCGTGATGCCCTCCGCGTTGACCCGGATTATCCCCGCCGGGGGAACTTCGCTGCGTTCCGAGACGTCCAGGGTGTCCAGGGCGCAGCTTTCCGAGGCCACAACCACTGTCCCGTCCGCC comes from Candidatus Syntrophosphaera sp. and encodes:
- the rfaE2 gene encoding D-glycero-beta-D-manno-heptose 1-phosphate adenylyltransferase, encoding MSKDKIRTREQIASLSECLREQGNKLVFTNGCFDILHAGHTQYLEDAKALGDILIVGLNSDASVRRLKGANRPIVPETERALVLAALESVDYVVLFEDDTPWELINLVRPHVLVKGGDWTASDIVGSDIVLASGGEVLSLPFRAGLSTTNIIARIADLAFPKTR
- the rfaE1 gene encoding D-glycero-beta-D-manno-heptose-7-phosphate kinase produces the protein MIRELLDKFRDKKVLVLGDVMLDQYLWGRVERISPEAPVPILEVCNEEFRLGGAANAALNVRSLGAEAILVGITGEDQAASNLRKLMAESQISSDGLIAGPSRKTTLKTRIGAVNQQIVRIDHESQEEIGAKAVSDLKARLEILLPGCQALIIEDYNKGLMTSEVIGFVLKLAARQGIPVAVDPKYRNFLAYQGVDIFKPNFRELQTVKGEAFEGDEAFFTAARELRTQLEVKNLIVTKGSLGMYIFDGDGQPLHLPTAAREVYDVSGAGDTVISALTLAYISGADIRLAAQVANHAAGVACGIMGTACVSPEQLLASYNEQR
- the purF gene encoding amidophosphoribosyltransferase, with amino-acid sequence MCGIIGVFGSPDSARIAALGMFAEQHRGQESCGMAVSDGRVIHLHKSMGLVKEVFTDEVLNTLPGKIAIGHVRYPTKGTATRFNTQPHMVETLFGPSHALASNGDLVNYAQMRELLEQKNVYFNSDNDGELLVKYLAWQISQGHAILDAIRMLMGEIKGAYSCVFCTRDELYMFRDPLSIRPMVWGKTADGTVVVASESCALDTLDVSERSEVPPAGIIRVNAEGITVLENDPNLYRQQSHNSYCVFEHIYFSRPDSFHFGENVFAVREKIGALLAREDAGLEADCVVPVPDSSNFMAVGYAAAKGLPLSLGLIRNHYIGRTFIKPEQTIRDESVRQKFNALPNFFEGKSVVLVDDSIVRGTTIRKIVKMIKAAGAEQIHLRIGSPQVRFSCYYGIDTPHREELVANRFSLDEIRERTGVDSLKHLKIASLRECLQKPGEYCYACFDGNYPLEKT